In a genomic window of Salminus brasiliensis chromosome 12, fSalBra1.hap2, whole genome shotgun sequence:
- the LOC140574178 gene encoding BEN domain-containing protein 6 isoform X1 translates to MRRKTAAKRLLNNDNDGGSEQTQCEAIEHRPSKMRKQLQPLEDNRQKLTSCDAGPLKLISRTFEVENTAGLAIGDGDITMEVLGNLQTCSRSELIAMVLSMQRETDSLREQIKTLTACGRLAQNLEELVTKTDSWLNRCGVEMTPSIPKAHEGNSAPSPVPAPEVQSDQRIEQQASSQLGGHEMNEKKPRSETPLYQEVIPVELLERCNTGTTAQKLTNELLRGLYDRDCLASHSISGVVNSKRGQPKPALPAHEIQAILRAVQHYFPGKTDSEIKGYIRQKLQNEAKRLKKKPHPAEEPLLGP, encoded by the exons ATGAGAAGAAAGACAGCGGCCAAACGCCTTCTGAACAACGACAATGACGGAGGCTCCGAGCAAACGCAGTGTGAAGCTATTGAG CATAGACCGTCGAAGATGAGGAAACAGCTGCAGCCCCTCGAAGACAACAGGCAGAAGCTAACATCATGTGATGCTGGACCTCTGAAGCTCATATCGAGG ACTTTTGAAGTTGAAAACACAGCTGGACTGGCCATTGGAGATGGCGACATCACTATGGAG GTGTTAGGAAATCTCCAAACCTGCTCAAGGTCAGAACTTATCGCCATGGTGTTGAGCatgcagagggagacagacagccTCAGGGAGCAAATCAAGACTCTAACAG CTTGTGGAAGGCTGGCACAGAATCTTGAGGAGTTAGTCACAAAGACCGACAGCTGGTTGAACCGTTGCGGTGTAGAAATGACCCCCAGTATTCCGAAGGCACATGAAGGAAACTCTGCTCCCAGTCCGGTTCCCGCACCAGAAGTCCAGAGTGACCAAAGGATAGAGCAGCAGGCCTCCAGCCAGCTGGGTGGTCATGAAATGAATGAGAAGAAACCAAGGAGTGAAACACCCCTTTACCAAGAG GTTATCCcagtggagctgctggagcGATGTAACACAGGCACCACTGCCCAGAAGCTTACCAATGAGCTGCTGCGTGGTCTCTACGACAGAGACTGCCTCGCCTCACACTCTATCTCGGGTGTTGTTAACAGCAAAAGAGGACAACCCAAGCCTGCTCTGCCTGCTCACGAGATTCAGGCCATCCTGA GAGCAGTACAGCACTACTTCCCTGGAAAGACAGACTCTGAGATTAAGGGCTATATTCGACAGAAGCTTCAGAATGAAGCCAAAAGGCTGAAGAAGAAGCCACACCCAGCTGAGGAGCCATTGCTTGGGCCTTAA
- the LOC140574178 gene encoding BEN domain-containing protein 6 isoform X2, giving the protein MTEAPSKRSVKLLRPSKMRKQLQPLEDNRQKLTSCDAGPLKLISRTFEVENTAGLAIGDGDITMEVLGNLQTCSRSELIAMVLSMQRETDSLREQIKTLTACGRLAQNLEELVTKTDSWLNRCGVEMTPSIPKAHEGNSAPSPVPAPEVQSDQRIEQQASSQLGGHEMNEKKPRSETPLYQEVIPVELLERCNTGTTAQKLTNELLRGLYDRDCLASHSISGVVNSKRGQPKPALPAHEIQAILRAVQHYFPGKTDSEIKGYIRQKLQNEAKRLKKKPHPAEEPLLGP; this is encoded by the exons ATGACGGAGGCTCCGAGCAAACGCAGTGTGAAGCTATTGAG ACCGTCGAAGATGAGGAAACAGCTGCAGCCCCTCGAAGACAACAGGCAGAAGCTAACATCATGTGATGCTGGACCTCTGAAGCTCATATCGAGG ACTTTTGAAGTTGAAAACACAGCTGGACTGGCCATTGGAGATGGCGACATCACTATGGAG GTGTTAGGAAATCTCCAAACCTGCTCAAGGTCAGAACTTATCGCCATGGTGTTGAGCatgcagagggagacagacagccTCAGGGAGCAAATCAAGACTCTAACAG CTTGTGGAAGGCTGGCACAGAATCTTGAGGAGTTAGTCACAAAGACCGACAGCTGGTTGAACCGTTGCGGTGTAGAAATGACCCCCAGTATTCCGAAGGCACATGAAGGAAACTCTGCTCCCAGTCCGGTTCCCGCACCAGAAGTCCAGAGTGACCAAAGGATAGAGCAGCAGGCCTCCAGCCAGCTGGGTGGTCATGAAATGAATGAGAAGAAACCAAGGAGTGAAACACCCCTTTACCAAGAG GTTATCCcagtggagctgctggagcGATGTAACACAGGCACCACTGCCCAGAAGCTTACCAATGAGCTGCTGCGTGGTCTCTACGACAGAGACTGCCTCGCCTCACACTCTATCTCGGGTGTTGTTAACAGCAAAAGAGGACAACCCAAGCCTGCTCTGCCTGCTCACGAGATTCAGGCCATCCTGA GAGCAGTACAGCACTACTTCCCTGGAAAGACAGACTCTGAGATTAAGGGCTATATTCGACAGAAGCTTCAGAATGAAGCCAAAAGGCTGAAGAAGAAGCCACACCCAGCTGAGGAGCCATTGCTTGGGCCTTAA